A genomic stretch from Streptococcus oralis includes:
- a CDS encoding GNAT family N-acetyltransferase has translation MKIRQARFSDLDRILEIELENFSLEEAIPRSVFEAHLREIQTSFLVAEKEGRILGYIEGPVVPHRHLQDQSFTEEIKDYSHKPGGYISVTCLSIAKEAQALGVGKKLLSALKEVALEHEREGINLTCHDYLIAYYEKHGFVNEGLSQSTYAGETWYNMVWKP, from the coding sequence ATGAAAATCAGACAAGCAAGATTTTCGGATTTAGATCGTATTTTAGAGATAGAGCTTGAGAATTTCTCCCTTGAGGAAGCCATTCCTCGTTCCGTCTTTGAGGCGCATTTACGTGAAATTCAGACCAGCTTTCTCGTCGCTGAAAAGGAGGGACGTATCCTTGGCTACATTGAAGGTCCGGTCGTCCCACATCGTCATCTACAAGATCAGTCCTTTACAGAAGAAATAAAAGACTATAGCCATAAACCTGGAGGTTATATTTCTGTGACCTGTCTCTCCATAGCTAAGGAAGCGCAAGCTTTGGGAGTGGGGAAAAAACTGTTAAGTGCTCTGAAAGAAGTCGCTTTAGAACATGAACGAGAAGGAATTAACCTGACGTGTCATGATTATCTTATCGCCTATTACGAAAAACATGGATTTGTTAATGAAGGACTATCCCAATCTACCTATGCAGGTGAGACTTGGTATAACATGGTTTGGAAGCCTTGA
- a CDS encoding GNAT family N-acetyltransferase produces MEIPITIRQATLSDLEEVLAIEEATLSLEEALSRQSLEESIRKTAGTFLVAGDENQLVGYVLGEDQSIHPKWIEIKSLIIHPDHWGQGLGTLLLAALKQVTVELDYQGILLQSPDELLSYFEMNGFVEEEVTESQYDSGSCWYLTWVNPFYQEEI; encoded by the coding sequence ATGGAAATTCCAATCACTATAAGGCAAGCTACCCTATCAGATTTAGAAGAAGTGTTGGCGATTGAAGAAGCCACTCTTTCGTTAGAAGAGGCACTTAGCCGCCAATCCTTAGAAGAGAGTATCCGCAAGACTGCGGGTACCTTTCTTGTAGCTGGGGATGAAAATCAGCTCGTGGGCTATGTTTTGGGAGAAGATCAGTCTATTCATCCCAAATGGATAGAAATAAAATCATTGATCATTCATCCTGACCATTGGGGACAGGGGCTGGGAACTCTTCTTCTTGCAGCCTTGAAACAGGTGACAGTCGAACTAGATTATCAAGGTATTCTTTTGCAGAGTCCTGATGAGCTACTATCATATTTTGAAATGAATGGCTTTGTTGAGGAAGAAGTGACAGAGAGCCAATATGACAGTGGTTCTTGTTGGTATCTGACTTGGGTTAATCCTTTTTATCAGGAGGAAATATGA
- the murC gene encoding UDP-N-acetylmuramate--L-alanine ligase yields MSKTYHFIGIKGSGMSALALMLHQMGHKVQGSDVEKYYFTQRGLEQAGIAILPFDEKNLQGDVEIIAGNAFRPDNNVEIAYADKNGISYKRYHEFLGSFMRDFVSMGVAGAHGKTSTTGMLSHVLSHITDTSFLIGDGTGRGSANAKYFVFESDEYERHFMPYHPEYSIITNIDFDHPDYFTSLEDVFNAFNDYAKQITKGLFVYGEDAELRKITANAPIYYYGFEAEGNDFVASDLLRSTTGSNFTVHFRGQELGQFHIPTFGRHNIMNATAVIGLLYTAGFDLNLVREHLKTFAGVKRRFTEKIVNDTVIIDDFAHHPTEIIATLDAARQKYPSKEIVAIFQPHTFTRTIALLDEFAHALNQADAVYLAQIYGSAREVDHGDVKVEDLANKINKKHQVITVENVSPLLDHDNAVYVFMGAGDIQTYEYSFERLLSNLTSNVQ; encoded by the coding sequence ATGTCAAAAACATATCATTTTATTGGAATCAAGGGGTCAGGTATGAGTGCCCTAGCCTTGATGTTGCACCAAATGGGACACAAGGTTCAAGGTTCAGACGTTGAAAAATATTACTTTACTCAACGTGGACTAGAGCAGGCAGGGATTGCGATTCTTCCTTTTGATGAAAAGAACTTACAAGGTGATGTGGAGATTATCGCTGGAAATGCCTTTCGTCCCGATAACAACGTTGAAATCGCCTATGCCGACAAAAATGGTATCAGCTACAAACGTTACCATGAATTCCTAGGTAGCTTTATGCGCGACTTTGTCAGCATGGGAGTGGCAGGAGCACATGGAAAAACTTCAACAACAGGTATGTTGTCACATGTCTTGTCTCACATTACTGACACCAGCTTCTTGATTGGTGACGGGACAGGTCGTGGTTCAGCTAATGCCAAATATTTTGTCTTTGAATCAGACGAATATGAGCGCCATTTCATGCCTTACCACCCAGAATATTCTATCATCACCAACATTGACTTTGACCATCCAGACTACTTTACAAGTCTAGAGGATGTTTTCAATGCCTTTAACGACTATGCCAAACAAATTACCAAAGGTTTATTCGTCTACGGTGAGGATGCTGAGTTGCGTAAGATTACAGCCAATGCTCCAATCTATTACTATGGTTTTGAAGCTGAGGGCAATGACTTTGTAGCTAGCGATCTCCTACGTTCTACGACTGGATCAAACTTTACAGTTCACTTCCGTGGACAAGAATTGGGTCAATTCCACATTCCAACCTTTGGTCGTCACAATATTATGAATGCGACAGCTGTTATCGGATTGCTTTACACAGCTGGATTTGATTTGAACTTGGTCCGTGAACACTTGAAAACTTTTGCAGGTGTTAAGCGTCGTTTCACTGAAAAAATCGTCAATGATACAGTGATCATTGATGACTTTGCCCACCATCCAACAGAAATCATTGCAACCTTGGATGCGGCTCGTCAGAAATATCCAAGCAAGGAAATCGTGGCAATCTTCCAACCGCATACCTTTACTAGAACCATCGCCTTGTTGGATGAATTTGCTCACGCTTTGAATCAAGCAGACGCCGTCTACCTAGCGCAAATCTATGGATCAGCTCGTGAAGTGGACCATGGTGATGTCAAAGTAGAAGACCTAGCCAATAAAATTAACAAGAAACACCAGGTTATCACTGTTGAAAATGTTTCTCCACTCCTAGACCATGACAATGCTGTTTACGTCTTTATGGGTGCTGGAGACATCCAAACCTATGAATATTCATTTGAACGTCTTTTGTCTAACTTGACAAGCAACGTCCAATAA